In Nocardioides sp. InS609-2, a single genomic region encodes these proteins:
- a CDS encoding diacylglycerol kinase family protein, which yields MTERSRVRLLGWAGLSLVLFAVLAFLVTRDRSPLDQLDQLGRRAEDWADQYGTLQTFLRVVEHAFATIGMTVLTILLAGALLLRKHRRAAAYVVVVMITTSLVTTGLKLLLGRGRPDWQDATGLLASKSFPSGHASSVTALVTILVLLTWMFVRRSNMRRLALAGCVLLWLVVCLDRVLLGRHYPTDVIGGSLLGIAIALLAQVFLDPRPRSTAEVGEPLPEVYSSERQLAVVLNPIKVEDVGQFRAIVNAMALESGWNEPSWHHTTIEDPGTGMAHAASVAGADLVLVCGGDGTVREVCAELAGTGIPVGIIPAGTGNLLARNLGIPLYLRSAIDVGLNGQDRAIDLVKVGGDGIEDTHFMVMAGMGFDAALMEGVNEEFKKKVGWMAYVISGLRSLMFPAVRIEISVDGGDFTRHRARTVVVGNVGYLQAGMPLLPDAAIDDGVLDVVILHPKRFLSWIPLAARVLARSSFTDDTIMRLTGSTVVVRAAADTPRQLDGDSIGPGRELRTECIHGRLLVRVPR from the coding sequence GTGACCGAACGTTCGCGCGTCCGCCTGCTCGGCTGGGCCGGCCTCTCCCTGGTGCTGTTCGCCGTACTGGCGTTCCTCGTCACCCGCGACCGCTCGCCCCTCGACCAGCTCGACCAGCTCGGCCGCCGGGCCGAGGACTGGGCAGACCAGTACGGCACGCTCCAGACGTTCCTCCGGGTCGTGGAGCACGCCTTCGCCACGATCGGCATGACCGTGCTGACCATCCTGCTCGCGGGCGCGCTGCTGCTCCGCAAGCACCGCCGGGCCGCGGCGTACGTCGTCGTCGTCATGATCACGACCTCGCTCGTCACCACCGGACTCAAGCTCTTGCTCGGCCGCGGTCGACCCGACTGGCAGGATGCCACCGGGCTGCTGGCGAGCAAGTCGTTCCCGTCGGGGCATGCCTCGTCGGTCACGGCACTCGTCACGATCCTGGTGCTGCTGACCTGGATGTTCGTACGACGCAGCAACATGCGGCGCCTCGCGCTGGCCGGCTGCGTGCTGTTGTGGCTGGTGGTCTGCCTCGACCGTGTCCTGCTCGGCCGGCACTACCCGACCGACGTCATCGGCGGGTCGCTGCTCGGCATCGCCATCGCCCTGCTCGCGCAGGTGTTCCTCGACCCTCGGCCGCGATCGACCGCGGAGGTCGGCGAGCCGCTGCCGGAGGTCTACAGCTCCGAGCGCCAGCTGGCCGTCGTACTCAACCCGATCAAGGTGGAGGACGTCGGGCAGTTCCGCGCGATCGTCAACGCGATGGCGCTGGAGTCGGGCTGGAACGAACCCAGCTGGCACCACACGACCATCGAGGACCCGGGCACCGGCATGGCGCACGCCGCGTCGGTGGCCGGCGCCGACCTCGTGCTCGTCTGCGGCGGCGACGGCACGGTGCGCGAGGTGTGTGCCGAGCTGGCCGGCACCGGCATCCCGGTGGGCATCATCCCGGCCGGCACGGGCAACCTGCTGGCCCGCAACCTCGGCATCCCGCTCTACCTGCGCTCGGCGATCGACGTCGGCCTCAACGGCCAGGACCGGGCCATCGACCTGGTCAAGGTCGGCGGTGACGGCATCGAGGACACGCACTTCATGGTGATGGCCGGCATGGGGTTCGACGCCGCGCTCATGGAGGGCGTCAACGAGGAGTTCAAGAAGAAGGTCGGCTGGATGGCCTACGTCATCTCCGGCCTGAGGTCACTGATGTTCCCGGCCGTGCGCATCGAGATCTCGGTCGACGGCGGCGACTTCACCCGGCACCGGGCTCGCACCGTGGTGGTCGGCAACGTCGGCTATCTGCAGGCCGGCATGCCGTTGCTGCCCGACGCGGCCATCGACGACGGGGTGCTCGACGTGGTGATCCTGCACCCGAAGCGGTTCCTGTCGTGGATCCCGCTGGCGGCGCGGGTGCTCGCGCGCAGCTCGTTCACCGACGACACGATCATGCGGCTGACCGGTTCGACGGTTGTGGTGCGCGCCGCCGCCGACACGCCCCGCCAGCTCGACGGCGACTCCATCGGCCCG
- a CDS encoding DinB family protein, with protein MSADDQKAILHRYLQTAREALLWKLEGLSEYDVRRPLTPTGTNLLGLVKHVASVEIEYFGDCFGRPSGEPLPWFGDDAETNADMWATPDESRDDIVALYHRSWAHSDATIEAMALDDTGSVPWWTKPEVTLQQLLVHMVAETQRHAGHADIVRELVDGAAGLRADNSNVPDDVDWASYVQTVEGAAATFRAGADG; from the coding sequence ATGAGTGCTGACGACCAGAAGGCGATCCTGCACCGCTATCTCCAGACCGCCCGCGAGGCGTTGCTGTGGAAGCTCGAGGGTCTCAGCGAGTACGACGTCCGCCGGCCGCTGACCCCCACCGGCACCAACCTCCTCGGGCTGGTCAAGCACGTCGCGAGCGTCGAGATCGAGTACTTCGGCGACTGTTTCGGGCGGCCTTCGGGCGAGCCGCTGCCGTGGTTCGGCGACGACGCCGAGACCAACGCCGACATGTGGGCGACCCCCGACGAGTCACGCGACGACATCGTGGCGCTCTACCACCGCAGCTGGGCACACTCCGACGCCACGATCGAGGCGATGGCGCTCGACGACACCGGGAGCGTCCCGTGGTGGACCAAGCCCGAGGTCACCCTCCAACAGCTCCTCGTGCACATGGTGGCCGAGACCCAGCGCCACGCCGGGCACGCCGACATCGTGCGCGAGCTGGTCGACGGCGCCGCCGGGTTGCGTGCCGACAACAGCAACGTGCCCGACGACGTCGACTGGGCGTCGTACGTCCAGACGGTCGAGGGTGCCGCGGCCACCTTCCGCGCCGGGGCCGACGGATAG